A DNA window from Theobroma cacao cultivar B97-61/B2 chromosome 5, Criollo_cocoa_genome_V2, whole genome shotgun sequence contains the following coding sequences:
- the LOC18598313 gene encoding protein trichome birefringence-like 8, whose translation MDQVTTPTRHQLPSTPVIIKRELCYTLFFVSILISSIILFNLGGSSEQLVFFRFGFFSQKLKPDQQRPSLGACDYSYGRWVREENYPIQLYDENCPFLDPGFRCRQNGRTDVEYLKWRWQPDGCDLPRFNASEFLERSRNGRVVFAGDSIGRNQWESLICMLAQAVTNRSTIFEENGNPITKHKGYLSIKFQDYNLTVEYYRTPFLVIINRPPKDSPAHVRATIRVDELHWYSRRWTGANVLVLNTGHWWNKEKTVKMGCYFQQGGKVNMTMDVMEGLRRSLQTIKSWATQNLNPERSHVFLRSYSPVHYRNGSWNEGGLCDAEIEPEKTYTMLKAEPWNNKYISDVIKQMKHGNWKVQLLNITYLTEFRKDGHPSRHREPGTPANAPQDCSHWCLPGIPDTWNELLYAHLVSMGFRTK comes from the exons ATGGATCAAGTGACGACTCCAACAAGGCACCAACTTCCCTCCACCCCTGTCATAATCAAGAGAGAACTTTGCTATACTCTGTTTTTTGTCTCCATCTTAATCTCTTCTATCATTCTTTTCAACCTCGGCGGCTCTTCAGAACAACTCGTTTTTTTCCGTTTTGGTTTCTTCTCTCAGAAACTCAAGCCAGACCAACAAAGACCATCCTTAGGAGCTTGTGACTATTCTTATGGCCGATGGGTTCGGGAGGAGAATTATCCAATTCAGTTGTACGATGAAAACTGCCCGTTTCTTGATCCTGGTTTTCGGTGTCGTCAGAATGGAAGAACAGACGTTGAGTATCTGAAATGGAGATGGCAACCCGATGGCTGTGACCTTCCTAG ATTCAATGCTAGCGAATTTTTGGAAAGGAGTCGAAATGGACGGGTGGTGTTCGCAGGTGATTCTATCGGAAGAAACCAGTGGGAGTCCCTCATATGCATGCTAGCTCAGGCAGTTACCAACCGGTCTACAATTTTCGAAGAAAATGGGAACCCCATAACAAAACACAAAGGTTATCTTTCCATCAAGTTCCAAGACTACAACCTTACGGTTGAATACTACAGAACACCTTTCCTAGTAATCATCAATCGCCCGCCTAAAGATTCACCAGCTCATGTCAGAGCAACCATTAGGGTAGACGAGTTGCACTGGTATTCCAGACGCTGGACAGGAGCAAATGTTCTAGTCCTCAATACAGGGCACTGGTGGAATAAGGAGAAAACTGTTAAGAT GGGCTGTTATTTTCAGCAAGGAGGGAAAGTGAACATGACAATGGATGTGATGGAAGGGCTTCGAAGGTCTCTCCAAACAATCAAGTCATGGGCGACCCAGAATTTAAACCCAGAAAGGAGCCACGTTTTTCTCCGCAGCTATTCACCAGTACATTACAG GAATGGCTCATGGAATGAAGGGGGCCTGTGTGATGCAGAAATTGAACCAGAAAAAACCTACACAATGCTTAAGGCTGAGCCATGGAATAATAAATACATTTCTGATGTAATCAAACAAATGAAACATGGGAACTGGAAGGTCCAGTTGTTAAACATTACATATCTGACAGAGTTCAGGAAAGATGGTCACCCGTCAAGGCACCGTGAGCCAGGTACTCCTGCTAATGCTCCACAAGACTGCAGCCATTGGTGCCTACCTGGGATACCAGACACATGGAATGAACTTCTCTATGCTCACCTTGTGTCAATGGGATTTAGAACCAAGTGA
- the LOC18598312 gene encoding uncharacterized protein LOC18598312 isoform X2, which yields MSIKFHHRCFVSSRSSNPWILWNSFGAHVCCKRIANLDYLLTNWGNLRKNCLIRQTLSDSHRLVAYRKTFSALPKSRRKGLHSPLASAEDGVTVNGSPQTSTSTDVDEIRVKLNQPLQGEDYSNGLVQSLHDAARVFELAIKEQGSLSKMSWFSTAWLGVDRNAWVKTLSYQAAVYSLLQAASEISSRGDSRDRDINVFVQRSLLRQSAPLESLIREKLSAKQPEAYDWFWTEQVPAVVISFVHYFEGDLWYTAATDVCGKGKSLGAGSSSDKALLMLALTCVAATTKLGPAKISCSHFFSMIPDLSGRLMDMLVDFIPIHQAYHSIRDIGLRREFLVHFGPRAAACRVENDQDSEEVIFWVDLVQKQLQQAIDREKIWSRLTTSESIEVLERDLTIFGFFIALGRNTQAFLSANGFDVIDDPVEGFIRYLIGGSVLYYPQLSSISSYQLYVEVVCEELDWLPFYPSNVDTAKQSHGHKSKREGPPNITATSQALDVCSHWTQSFIKYSRWLENPSSNVKAARFLSRGHNKLMECMEELGIPERAMVETSSVGRTGLATEEQSDSFDKALESVEEALKRLENLLQELHVSRSYSGKEQLKAACSDLEKIRKLKKEAEFLEASFRAKEAFFRQDDGDGSSQSSVSEQQQYPKTKTRKSATVTNDRSNRVVNNSRGLWSLLTRPPIRNPDTESSAAEKLGNEFIEENTSNIGIADSEPNEIRRFEQLRNELIELEKRVKRSADQSAYEGIKVRDDNHITTDDAGHAQLVEVQKKESIIEKSLDKIKETSMDVFQGTQLLAIDVAAAMELLRRVLIGDELAEKEKKALQRTLTDLASVVPIGVLMLLPVTAVGHAAILAAIQRYVPALIPSTYGSERLDLLRQLEKVKEMETSEVDSEENLEEVA from the exons ATGTCGATTAAATTTCACCACCGCTGCTTCGTATCTTCAAG GTCTTCAAATCCATGGATTTTATGGAATTCGTTTGGAGCCCATGTTTGTTGCAAAAGAATTGCTAACTTGGATTATCTGTTGACAAATTGGGGTAATTTGAGGAAGAACTGTCTTATCAGGCAGACTTTGTCAGATAGTCACAGGCTGGTGGCCTATAGGAAAACTTTTTCAGCCCTTCCTAAATCAAGAAGGAAGGGACTCCATTCTCCTCTTGCATCAGCTGAAGATGGTGTTACTGTCAATGGAAGTCCACAAACAAGTACAAGTACTGATGTAGATGAGATAAGGGTCAAATTAAATCAGCCACTGCAGGGTGAAGATTATAGTAATGGGCTTGTTCAATCTCTACATGATGCTGCCAGGGTTTTTGAGCTAGCAATCAAAGAACAAGGCTCGTTATCAAAAATGTCTTGGTTCTCAACGGCCTGGCTTGGTGTAGATAGGAACGCATGGGTGAAAACACTTTCTTATCAG gCTGCTGTGTATTCCCTATTGCAAGCTGCGAGTGAGATTTCATCCCGAGGTGATAGTAGAGACAGGGATATAAATGTTTTTGTCCAAAGGAG TTTGTTGCGTCAATCTGCTCCCTTGGAGAGCTTAATCAGGGAGAAATTATCAGCTAAGCAACCTGAAGCATATGACTGGTTTTGGACTGAGCAAGTTCCAGCTGTGGTTATCTCTTTTGTACATTATTTTGAAGGAGACCTATGGTACACTGCTGCCACTGATGT GTGTGGGAAAGGCAAGTCCTTGGGTGCAGGAAGTTCAAGTGACAAAGCTCTTCTCATGCTTGCGCTGACTTGTGTTGCTGCGACCACAAAACTTGGTCCTGCTAAAATTTCCTGttctcatttcttttccatGATTCCAGACTTAAGTGGTAGACTGATGGACATGCTGGTTGACTTCATTCCCATACACCAAGCTTATCATTCTATAAGGGATATTGGTCTACGCAGAGAATTTCTTGTCCATTTTGGTCCCCGAGCTGCAGCATGCAGAGTGGAAAATGATCAAGATTCAGAGGAGGTTATTTTCTGGGTCGATCTTGTACAGAAGCAGCTGCAGCAAGCTATAGATAGAGAGAAAATATGGTCAAGGCTAACAACATCTGAAAGCATTGAG GTCTTGGAGAGGGATTTGACCATTTTTGGGTTCTTTATAGCCTTAGGCAGAAATACACAGGCTTTTTTATCTGCTAATGGATTTGATGTTATAGATGATCCTGTTGAAGGCTTCATTAG GTACCTAATAGGTGGCAGTGTACTATACTATCCTCAACTTTCATCAATAAGTTCTTATCAACTGTATGTAGAG GTTGTGTGCGAAGAGCTAGACTGGCTTCCTTTTTATCCTAGCAATGTTGACACAGCAAAACAGTCTCATGGTCATAAAAGTAAACGAGAAGGTCCTCCTAATATTACAGCTACTTCCCAAGCATTGGATGTTTGCTCTCATTGGACGCAGAGCTTTATTAAATACAGTAGATGGCTGGAAAATCCTTCTTCTAATGTTAAGGCTGCAAGGTTCCTGTCCAGAGG GCACAACAAGTTGATGGAATGCATGGAAGAACTCGGGATACCAGA AAGGGCAATGGTGGAGACAAGTTCTGTTGGTAGGACTGGATTAGCAACTGAGGAACAGTCAGATTCCTTTGACAAG GCATTAGAGAGTGTTGAAGAAGCTCTAAAAAGATTGGAAAACTTGCTTCAAGAGTTGCATGTTTCACGTTCTTACTCTGGGAAAGAGCAATTAAAAGCAGCTTGTTCTGACCTTGAGAAAATAAGGAAGCTAAAGAAAGAGGCTGAATTTTTGGAAGCATCTTTCAGAGCAAAAGAAGCTTTCTTTCGACAG GATGATGGTGATGGTAGTTCTCAGTCCTCTGTTAGTGAGCAGCAACAGTACCCAAAGACAAAAACCAGAAAGAGTGCTACTGTAACAAATGATAGAAGTAACAG AGTTGTCAATAATTCTCGTGGATTATGGAGCTTGTTAACACGCCCTCCAATTAGGAACCCTGACACTGAGTCATCAGCTGCAGAGAAATTG GGGAATGAATTTATTGAGGAGAATACTTCAAATATTGGCATTGCTGATTCAGAACCAAATGAAATCCGTCGTTTTGAGCAATTGAGGAATGAACTAATCGAGCTTGAGAAACGTGTTAAAAGAAGTGCTGATCAGTCAGCATATGAG GGTATTAAGGTTAGAGATGATAATCATATCACTACTGATGATGCTGGGCATGCTCAATTGGTTGAGGTtcagaagaaagaaagtatcattgaaaaatcattggacaagataaaagaaacaaGCATG GATGTCTTCCAAGGAACTCAGCTTCTAGCCATTGATGTTGCTGCTGCAATGGAGTTGCTTAGAAGGGTCTTGATAGGGGATGAATTAGcggagaaagaaaagaaagcccTACAGAGAACTCTAACTGACTTAGCATCAGTTGTTCCAATTGGTGTTCTAATGCTTCTTCCT GTTACTGCTGTTGGGCATGCAGCCATTTTGGCTGCCATTCAAAGATATGTTCCAGCTCTG ATACCATCCACATATGGATCTGAAAGGTTAGATCTCTTGAGGCAGCTTGAGAAAGTGAAGGAAATGGAAACCAGTGAAGTGGACTCTGAAGAAAATTTGGAGGAAGTAGCCTGA
- the LOC18598312 gene encoding uncharacterized protein LOC18598312 isoform X1: MSIKFHHRCFVSSSRSSNPWILWNSFGAHVCCKRIANLDYLLTNWGNLRKNCLIRQTLSDSHRLVAYRKTFSALPKSRRKGLHSPLASAEDGVTVNGSPQTSTSTDVDEIRVKLNQPLQGEDYSNGLVQSLHDAARVFELAIKEQGSLSKMSWFSTAWLGVDRNAWVKTLSYQAAVYSLLQAASEISSRGDSRDRDINVFVQRSLLRQSAPLESLIREKLSAKQPEAYDWFWTEQVPAVVISFVHYFEGDLWYTAATDVCGKGKSLGAGSSSDKALLMLALTCVAATTKLGPAKISCSHFFSMIPDLSGRLMDMLVDFIPIHQAYHSIRDIGLRREFLVHFGPRAAACRVENDQDSEEVIFWVDLVQKQLQQAIDREKIWSRLTTSESIEVLERDLTIFGFFIALGRNTQAFLSANGFDVIDDPVEGFIRYLIGGSVLYYPQLSSISSYQLYVEVVCEELDWLPFYPSNVDTAKQSHGHKSKREGPPNITATSQALDVCSHWTQSFIKYSRWLENPSSNVKAARFLSRGHNKLMECMEELGIPERAMVETSSVGRTGLATEEQSDSFDKALESVEEALKRLENLLQELHVSRSYSGKEQLKAACSDLEKIRKLKKEAEFLEASFRAKEAFFRQDDGDGSSQSSVSEQQQYPKTKTRKSATVTNDRSNRVVNNSRGLWSLLTRPPIRNPDTESSAAEKLGNEFIEENTSNIGIADSEPNEIRRFEQLRNELIELEKRVKRSADQSAYEGIKVRDDNHITTDDAGHAQLVEVQKKESIIEKSLDKIKETSMDVFQGTQLLAIDVAAAMELLRRVLIGDELAEKEKKALQRTLTDLASVVPIGVLMLLPVTAVGHAAILAAIQRYVPALIPSTYGSERLDLLRQLEKVKEMETSEVDSEENLEEVA; this comes from the exons ATGTCGATTAAATTTCACCACCGCTGCTTCGTATCTTCAAG CAGGTCTTCAAATCCATGGATTTTATGGAATTCGTTTGGAGCCCATGTTTGTTGCAAAAGAATTGCTAACTTGGATTATCTGTTGACAAATTGGGGTAATTTGAGGAAGAACTGTCTTATCAGGCAGACTTTGTCAGATAGTCACAGGCTGGTGGCCTATAGGAAAACTTTTTCAGCCCTTCCTAAATCAAGAAGGAAGGGACTCCATTCTCCTCTTGCATCAGCTGAAGATGGTGTTACTGTCAATGGAAGTCCACAAACAAGTACAAGTACTGATGTAGATGAGATAAGGGTCAAATTAAATCAGCCACTGCAGGGTGAAGATTATAGTAATGGGCTTGTTCAATCTCTACATGATGCTGCCAGGGTTTTTGAGCTAGCAATCAAAGAACAAGGCTCGTTATCAAAAATGTCTTGGTTCTCAACGGCCTGGCTTGGTGTAGATAGGAACGCATGGGTGAAAACACTTTCTTATCAG gCTGCTGTGTATTCCCTATTGCAAGCTGCGAGTGAGATTTCATCCCGAGGTGATAGTAGAGACAGGGATATAAATGTTTTTGTCCAAAGGAG TTTGTTGCGTCAATCTGCTCCCTTGGAGAGCTTAATCAGGGAGAAATTATCAGCTAAGCAACCTGAAGCATATGACTGGTTTTGGACTGAGCAAGTTCCAGCTGTGGTTATCTCTTTTGTACATTATTTTGAAGGAGACCTATGGTACACTGCTGCCACTGATGT GTGTGGGAAAGGCAAGTCCTTGGGTGCAGGAAGTTCAAGTGACAAAGCTCTTCTCATGCTTGCGCTGACTTGTGTTGCTGCGACCACAAAACTTGGTCCTGCTAAAATTTCCTGttctcatttcttttccatGATTCCAGACTTAAGTGGTAGACTGATGGACATGCTGGTTGACTTCATTCCCATACACCAAGCTTATCATTCTATAAGGGATATTGGTCTACGCAGAGAATTTCTTGTCCATTTTGGTCCCCGAGCTGCAGCATGCAGAGTGGAAAATGATCAAGATTCAGAGGAGGTTATTTTCTGGGTCGATCTTGTACAGAAGCAGCTGCAGCAAGCTATAGATAGAGAGAAAATATGGTCAAGGCTAACAACATCTGAAAGCATTGAG GTCTTGGAGAGGGATTTGACCATTTTTGGGTTCTTTATAGCCTTAGGCAGAAATACACAGGCTTTTTTATCTGCTAATGGATTTGATGTTATAGATGATCCTGTTGAAGGCTTCATTAG GTACCTAATAGGTGGCAGTGTACTATACTATCCTCAACTTTCATCAATAAGTTCTTATCAACTGTATGTAGAG GTTGTGTGCGAAGAGCTAGACTGGCTTCCTTTTTATCCTAGCAATGTTGACACAGCAAAACAGTCTCATGGTCATAAAAGTAAACGAGAAGGTCCTCCTAATATTACAGCTACTTCCCAAGCATTGGATGTTTGCTCTCATTGGACGCAGAGCTTTATTAAATACAGTAGATGGCTGGAAAATCCTTCTTCTAATGTTAAGGCTGCAAGGTTCCTGTCCAGAGG GCACAACAAGTTGATGGAATGCATGGAAGAACTCGGGATACCAGA AAGGGCAATGGTGGAGACAAGTTCTGTTGGTAGGACTGGATTAGCAACTGAGGAACAGTCAGATTCCTTTGACAAG GCATTAGAGAGTGTTGAAGAAGCTCTAAAAAGATTGGAAAACTTGCTTCAAGAGTTGCATGTTTCACGTTCTTACTCTGGGAAAGAGCAATTAAAAGCAGCTTGTTCTGACCTTGAGAAAATAAGGAAGCTAAAGAAAGAGGCTGAATTTTTGGAAGCATCTTTCAGAGCAAAAGAAGCTTTCTTTCGACAG GATGATGGTGATGGTAGTTCTCAGTCCTCTGTTAGTGAGCAGCAACAGTACCCAAAGACAAAAACCAGAAAGAGTGCTACTGTAACAAATGATAGAAGTAACAG AGTTGTCAATAATTCTCGTGGATTATGGAGCTTGTTAACACGCCCTCCAATTAGGAACCCTGACACTGAGTCATCAGCTGCAGAGAAATTG GGGAATGAATTTATTGAGGAGAATACTTCAAATATTGGCATTGCTGATTCAGAACCAAATGAAATCCGTCGTTTTGAGCAATTGAGGAATGAACTAATCGAGCTTGAGAAACGTGTTAAAAGAAGTGCTGATCAGTCAGCATATGAG GGTATTAAGGTTAGAGATGATAATCATATCACTACTGATGATGCTGGGCATGCTCAATTGGTTGAGGTtcagaagaaagaaagtatcattgaaaaatcattggacaagataaaagaaacaaGCATG GATGTCTTCCAAGGAACTCAGCTTCTAGCCATTGATGTTGCTGCTGCAATGGAGTTGCTTAGAAGGGTCTTGATAGGGGATGAATTAGcggagaaagaaaagaaagcccTACAGAGAACTCTAACTGACTTAGCATCAGTTGTTCCAATTGGTGTTCTAATGCTTCTTCCT GTTACTGCTGTTGGGCATGCAGCCATTTTGGCTGCCATTCAAAGATATGTTCCAGCTCTG ATACCATCCACATATGGATCTGAAAGGTTAGATCTCTTGAGGCAGCTTGAGAAAGTGAAGGAAATGGAAACCAGTGAAGTGGACTCTGAAGAAAATTTGGAGGAAGTAGCCTGA